TGGATGGTAGCTTTACCAGGGGGGTTCAAGAGAAACCACATATTCATTGCTCCAAAGTTTAGCTTATCAGTAACAAGATGGAAAACATGCTTCTCAGATTCCTGCAGATCGTACAAGCACAATGCATAgcgtcaaaaaaaaaaaacaaaagaataaaGGTTCCATAATTTTACTTCAAAAGCACCATAATGACCTTGGCATTCATGATGGTTGAATTGACAACCACAGAAACAGCAAGAACATTGTCAGAGAAAAGGGCATAATGGTAGAGACTGGGATTTTCCAGATTTTCACTCTGCGGGAACTTTCTTTTTTCTTGTGGAAGGAGGTAGTAATCAATTGTCAAGCGCAGTGACAAACAGTGAAGTCCATTTGGGATTGTCTTTGCTGCTATTTGGCTTAGGAATGTGCTTTGCTTTTTTAGAATCCGGACTTGCTCGTCTGCAGACTGCAGCATGGCTCTTAGTTTCCCAGTGACAAGCTTGCAATCATACAATTGCTCCCTGGCCTTGGCAAGGACTTGGCCCATTGCTTTAATTTTTTCAGGTGCACTGGAAAACTTGGAGAATAAGCTAGAGTTCAAGAGACTGTATAAGAAAATAACCATGCATCTTACCTGCGTTGCAATTCAGAATCAGCAGTTGCGTCTCCCAATGAACGCTGACTTTCTTTGAGACGGTTCTGTAACTCATTAGCCAAGTTGGTCTTGTTCTTCATCCTTGCAAGACTTGTGTACACCCTTGCCATTATCATTTGATCTCGTATCAAGCGCACATTTGAATCAGAATTTTCATTCTCGTTTTCTTTCCTCCATATGCTATATTTCCCTAAAACTGCAGAATCAACTAAATTTGAATGTTCAATAGCTGCATTTTCAAGCTTTACAGTCACGTCATCGTCTTGCTTTACCAAATCAGCAGCACGCTTTTCTCGTCTTTTTTCTCTCAGTTGCTGCATTTTGATTTCATTAATAATCCTAAAGCTCAAGATCATCCAGGTACAGAAATTTCCAAATAGAGAAGTGCAAATTTAAAGGGCGGTACTTTTCTTGTTCTTTCAATAAAAggaaacaaaaatcaatttcatcACAAAAAAAGTAATAGGACAAAGAATCAATGGCACTATCATCCAAAAGCGAATCCTGGGACTTACCCTTCTGACTAGCATAGCAGGAGTTTCAGTAGGACGAGAATCATCCTCTGCATAAAATAACATGCGCAAGtcaattatttcatatttatacaCAATGCATCAAGCGGATTTCTAGAAAGTTAGTACCATTTGAAGTGTATTCCTGCTTGCCTCTAGATGTTTCTTGCCTTGTATTTGAAGCCAATCCGGTCGACTTACATCACAAATATATAAAGAAAAAGGCATAAGCATCTTTCAAATGATAATGTTCTTCAACCACAGGAAAGCAACAGGAGCAACATGTTTATACTCATCCTGACCTCAGCAAAAGTGACATTATCAGTAGCAGTTTCCAGCCCAAAAAATTTCCATGAAGCAGACGTATTGTTCTTTCTGAAAAAATCTGCACTTAAGGGTCCTAAATCAGCAGTGCTGGCTTTAATGACATCCATTGCCTAAACAATGCGGAAATTTCCAATTACTGACAAAGCATAATATACTAATTGCTTTGAGAACACATTCATCAAATCAAAAACTTGCCTCTTTTGAGAAGAGAGATTTAAGATGTTGCGAAGCCAGCCTCTGTCTCCAATTAAGATCCTGTACAGAACGCGCTTTATGTTAATCTAAATCTAATCCAAAGATACAGTACAATGATGTATGTATAAGAAGGCACCTGTCCACTAGAATCCATTGAAAAGTCATCTTGGCCTGCAGAACACCAGATACGAGTTTCAGTTAAATGTAAACACGGAGAATTGATTAATAGTTAAGTGACAAGTGACAATGCACGTGCGCAAAcagaaagaaattaaaaatgCCAAAGCTTGTCCATCCTCTAGCTCTCCGAGTGAGAACAAGCTCATCCCAAATTTATGTCTTCAGTTGACAATAAGTTTAACACAGAAATGCCAATCAGTGAATGACAATG
This portion of the Primulina huaijiensis isolate GDHJ02 unplaced genomic scaffold, ASM1229523v2 scaffold42915, whole genome shotgun sequence genome encodes:
- the LOC140969870 gene encoding polygalacturonate 4-alpha-galacturonosyltransferase-like; protein product: MAIRGGLLSGAGTPRNKAIGSRFPVVLIFIFSLLTFSILFLGRGIFAPASGGQDDFSMDSSGQDLNWRQRLASQHLKSLFSKEAMDVIKASTADLGPLSADFFRKNNTSASWKFFGLETATDNVTFAESTGLASNTRQETSRGKQEYTSNEDDSRPTETPAMLVRRQLREKRREKRAADLVKQDDDVTVKLENAAIEHSNLVDSAVLGKYSIWRKENENENSDSNVRLIRDQMIMARVYTSLARMKNKTNLANELQNRLKESQRSLGDATADSELQRSAPEKIKAMGQVLAKAREQLYDCKLVTGKLRAMLQSADEQVRILKKQSTFLSQIAAKTIPNGLHCLSLRLTIDYYLLPQEKRKFPQSENLENPSLYHYALFSDNVLAVSVVVNSTIMNAKESEKHVFHLVTDKLNFGAMNMWFLLNPPGKATIHVENVDEFKWLNSSYCPVLRQLESAAMKEYYFKAAHPTTLSAGSSNLKYRNPKYLSMLNHLRFYLP